Below is a window of Halomicrobium mukohataei DSM 12286 DNA.
CCATGCGGTTGTTGAACTCGTTGAAGTTCGACAGTTTCGGCCGAGCGCGGGCGTACTGACCGGCCTCGATGAACGGTGCCCAGTTCTCCGAGTCCTGGAAGTAGTCGCGCTCGCCGACCGCCTCGACCGTCGGCATGAATCCCTTGCTGCTCGCGTACTCGAAGTGGCGGTCCTCGTCGAAGTAGAACCGTAGCAGGTCCCGCGCGAGGTCCTCGACCTCGGTCTGGGCGAAGATCGAAACGCCGTCGATCGTGTTCAGGCTGTAGCGGCCAGCGGGCCCCTCCGGCACCTGTGCGATCCCGTAGTCGAAGTCGGCGTCGCTGTCGTCGATGTTGATGCCCGTGTAGACGTGGGCGATGACCATACCCAGCGAGCCGGACTCGAACAGCTGACGGATGTCCTGGCGCGTCGAGGACAGCGGCGAGGACTGAGTGACGCCGTGTTCGAGGTGCAGGTCCGAGTAGAAGCTCAGCGCCTCGACGGCCCCATCGGAGTTGACGACCGGCTGACCCTCGTCGTCGATCAGGTCCGCGCCGTGTGACCAGTGGTAGTGGTAGTACTGCGAGCCGGTCTCGATGGCGTCGGCACCGGCCAGTCCCAGTGCGGGGGTGTCGGTCTCCTCGGTGATGGTCTGGGCCGCCGAGAGCATGTCGTCCCAGGTGTCGAGCTGGGGGTCCTCCGGATCGAGGCCCGCCGCCTCGAACACGTCCTTGTTGTAGTAGAAGCACTTGTTGGATGCGGCCCAGGGGGCAGCGTAGTACTCGCCCTGGTACATACAGCCGTCGGCCATGCCCTGGTAGAACTGGTCGCCGAACTCGCCTTCCATCATGTCGGTGATGGGGACGAGCGCTTCCTTGCCGACGAGCTGGGGGATCCAGCGGGCCGGCCAGCGACTTACGTCAGGTGCCTCGCCGCCGTCGACGCGGTTGTTGACCGTCTGCTGGGCGTTGTCCCAGGTGACGCTCGTGAAGTCAAGCGTGACGCCGAACTCCTCTTCGAAGGCCGCGTTGTTCTTCTCGAAGAACTCGGCGATGTTGTCGCCGACCCCCATCGTCAGGAACTGGATGGTCTGCTGATCGCCACCGTCGCTGCCGTCGCTGCCACCGTCACCGCCGTCGCTGCCACCGTCACCGCCATCGCCGCCATCGCCACCGTCGCCCATACAGCCGGAGATGGCGATGAGGCCACCGGCACCGATGGCTTCGAGCATTCGTCGTCGGTCGATACGTCCGTCGGAAAGTGAGTCTGGTTGTTCGCTCGGCATCTGACAGCATTGTTCACTCGATAGTATATAAATCCGCCGATTCATCAGGGTCGATTATTAAAAACAACAGCTAGCAAGCGGTCAAGCGTTGTGTTCGTGGATCGCGACCAGCAAGGCAGCGAGTTCGCTCGTGACGGCGTCGTAGATTCGGGCCCCCTTCTCGGCGCTGGCGAGCTCCGGCGCGCCGATGGCACCCGACTCGGAGTACTCGTCGAAGGACCGATACACCGAGACGGGACCGCCATCCAGGAGGTCGCCGCCGCTCCACTCGTAGTGTTCGTCCCAGAGAGTGCCCTCGCGCTTCGCGGCGTCGGCGACGAGGTCGGGCCGCAGGTGGAGCATCAGCGAGGTCTCGTACTCGCCGCCGTGGGCCATCCCACCGTCCTCGCTGTCCCGCAGCGCTCCGACTTCGTCGGTGGCTAGCGTGAAGTACGTCGTCCCCAGGACCTCGGCGTCGGTCTCGGTGCCGACGGTGCTGACGACGGCGTCGACGAGCGCCGCGTTGCCGCCGTGGCCGTTGACGAAACAGACGGCGTCGAAGCCGTTCTGGATGCCAGTCAGCGCCACGTCTTCGAGCACCGCACGGAGGTGGTCGAGCTCCAGCGACAGCGTCCCACCGAACGAGAGGTGGTGGGGCGAGAAGCCCGTCCAGACCGTCGGCGTCACGAGGACGGGAACGTCAGCGCCCGCCTGTTCGGTGCCACCGTGGACGACCGCGTCGACGAGGATGGTGTCCGTCGCGACCGGGAGGTGGTGGCCGTGCTGTTCGATGCTGCCGACGGGGACGACGAGGACCGACCCGTCGCTGTCGGCGACCTCGCGAATCTCCGCGTACGGTTTACCGGCCCATTCGCTGTCGGTCGCGCCGATTGAATCGTAGAGCATGCTCAGGCTGTCGGGATCGCTTCGGGTTCGTCGTCGATCGGGACGCGGTCGCCCGTCTCGTCGAAGAAGTGGATGTCCTCGATATCGAAGCCCAGCGAAACCGTCTCACCGGGCTCGGGATGGTACTCGCTGTCGACGCGGGCGATGATCTCGCCGTCGCCCTCGGGCGGATGCAGATAGAGGAAGTTGTCCGAGCCCATCGGCTCGACCACGTCGACGACGGCTTCGAGGTGGCCCTCGTCGGTGCCGACGGTCAGGTCCTCGGGGCGGACGCCGAGCGTGTAGGCACCGGCGTCGAGAGACACCCCGAGAGTCGTCTCGAACCCGTTGCCCGAGAGGTGGACGCCGTCGCCGCTTTCGGTCACGTCGACCTCGAAGAAGTTCATGCTCGGCGAGCCGATGAACCCCGCGACGAACTTGTTGTTCGGGCGGTCGTAACACACCTCCGGCTCGGCGATCTGCTGGAGTTCGCCGTCGTTGAGGATGGCGATGCGGTCGCCCATCGTCATGGCCTCGGTCTGGTCGTGGGTGACGTAGATCGTCGTCACACCCAGTTCCTCCTGGATACGCTGGAGCTCGGTGCGCATCTGGGTCCGCAGCTTGGCGTCGAGATTCGAGAGCGGCTCGTCCATCAGGAACACGTCGGGGTCTCGGACGATGGAGCGTCCGAGCGCCACACGCTGTTGCTGGCCGCCAGAGAGCTGCTTGGGGAGCTGATCGAGCAGCTCCGGAATTTCGAGGAGATCGGCGGCGTCGTTCACCCGCTCGTCGATCTCGGCGTCCTCGTACTCGTCGGAGAGACGCAGTCCGAAGGACATGTTCTCCCGAACGCTCATGTGGGGATACAGCGCGTAGTTCTGGAACACCATCGCGATATCGCGGTCCTGTGGTCGGACGTCGTTGACGATCTGGTCACCGATTTCGATCTCGCCCGAGGTGATCGTTTCGAGCCCCGCGATCATCCGGAGCGTCGTCGACTTCCCACAGCCGGACGGACCGACCATCACGAGGAACTCCCCGTCCCGGACGGTGAAATCTATCTCCTTGACCGCCAGAAGATCGTCGTACACCTTTGTGACATCAGAGAGACGTACCTTGCTCATGGCGACGTACACCACCCTGCGTTACTATGGTTAAAAAATCTATCGGCGGTCCGGAGAGCGACGGCGAGCGTGCCGACACAGGATGAAGCACGGTACAGCGGAGGACAGCGCCGTCTGCCGTCGCGTGAGAACGGCCCACAAGATCTATTTGACAATGGCAAACTTTACAGCCGGTGAAGTGGTACGGAGTACATGACGAACGACCGAACGCCACGACGAATTCAGTCGGTGGAGTTGGCGTTCGACATCCTCGAAGTGTTACGCGATTCGGGAGGGGCGACGGTGACGGAGGTCGCCGACCAGATCGATCGCTCACCGGGCACGACCCACACCTACCTCGCGACGATGGCAGACCGAGGGTACGTCCGAAACAGAGACGGAGAGTACCAGGTCGGACTGTTCGCAGTGCCACTCGGAGAGTACGTCAGAGGTCAGTCCCAGCTCTACCGGGTCGGCAAGTCGGAGGTCGACGAGCTAGCACAGGAGACCGGCGAGGCCAGCCACCTCGTGGTCGAGAGCCACGGCCGCGAAATCCCGCTGTACGAGCGGTTCGGCCCAGACGCCGTCGGCGAGACGCTGTACGAAGAGAACAAGGGCCACCCGCGGTGGAACCTCCACTGCTCTGCCGCCGGCAAAGCGATTCTGGCCCACACGCCGCCAGAGCGGCGCGACGAGATCCTCACGAACTACGAGTTCGCCGAACGGACGCCACAGACGACGACCGACGAGGCGTCGCTGCGCGAAGAGCTCGAAGCGGTCCGACAGCAGGGATTCGCACAGAACGACGAAGAGCAGATCACGGGGTTGCGCGCCGTCGGTGCGCCGATCCGATACGAGGGCCAGATTCGCGGAGCGATCAGTCTCTCGGCCCCGACGAGCAGGCTCCAAGGCCAACAGTTCGCCTCTGAGATTCCGGAGCGCGTCGTGCAGGCGGCAAACGTCGTCGAGATCAATCTCCAGTCCGCATGAGTGACTCATATTCGACAATAGTAAACGGCCGTGGTGACAACGTAATATAATTAACATCGGTACCGTCGTTAGATGAATTATTTATCGTCGTATTCATTTCGGAGAGCGATATCGACCTGTATTCGGGGTGAAATAAACACGGCGTTTTTTTGACGATGTCAAAGGACTGGGCACGGAACGACGATGCCATCTCGCGTTGGCGAGCAAACAGTCACACGCCGCCACAGTGCTCTGAGAGCGGTCCCGGTTCCGCCGAGGGATCAGTTCAGCGTTACACCGTCTGTCCGGCAGCAGATGCTACTACACCATCGAATTCGAGTCCATAGTTCACCAACCCCTAATCGTATTGGTTCTGGTTTTCTCTTTTGCCCCCATATTCTCAATGTTGGTTCCATATTTGGCATTTCTATCTATCTATAGACTGCCCTTCGCCACAAGTTCCGCATCTCTTTCGGATGATAGCCACACGATCTACTGTTTGGCTCTTGGACCGACGAAACCGACACCCGTGCTTGCAGCATCGCCCTCTCGACAGCGCCCGATACGGCGTACGTGTCTGACGCCGGAGACGACGACTACGGGCGGAGCGACGGCGGACGACAAAAGTGATTATACGGATCCCCCTCCTACTCCCGCTCGATGCTGCTGATACTGTGTGTCGACCTCGACGACGACCTCGGCCGCAAGACGGACTGTGAGACGCCCGTCGTCGGCCGCGACGCCGTCGAGTCGGCCGCAGTCGAACTGGCGACTGCCGACCCCGAAGACTCCGACGTGAACGTGCTGTTCGAGGGTGTTCACCTCTACGACTCCATCGACGACGAGGCCGTCGAGGTGGCAGCCGTCACCGGCGTCGACGGGAGCGACGTGGCAGCCAACCGCGCCGTCGGCGAGGAGGTCGACACGGTACTCGCGTCGCTGACCGCCAGCGAAGACGTGCGCGCACTGCTCGTGACCGACGGTGCCCAGGACGAGTCGGTCGTGCCCGTGATCCGCTCACGAATCCACATCGACGGCGTCCATCGCGTGGTCGTCCGCCAGGCACAGGACCTCGAATCGATGTACTACACGATCAAGCAGGTGCTCGACGACCCGGAGACCCGCGGGACGATCCTCGTGCCGCTGGGAATCTTGCTCCTGATTTATCCGCTGGCGATCCTCGCGAACTTCCTCGAACTCCCGGGGTCCGCCATCGGGATCATCTCCGGTCTGCTGGGCCTGTACGTCCTCGCGCGCGGTCTCGGTGCCGAGGAGACGCTGGACCGGACCGTCGACCGCGTCCGCTCGGGACTGTACGCCGGGCGCGTGACGGTGATCACCTACGTCGTCGCCGCGGCACTGATGGTCATCGGCGGCGTCAGCGGCGTCCGGACCGTCGAGTCGATGGCCGTCGAATCGGTCGCCGAAGCCATCGCCGGCCTCGTCTTCGGCTCCGTCCGGTGGTTCGCCGCCGCCGGCATCACCAGTAGCTTCGGCCGCGTCACCGACAAGTACCTCTCGGACAGCTTCGAGTGGCGCTACCTCAACGCCCCGTTCTACGTGCTGTCGATCGCGGCCGTTCTCTACGGCGTCAGCTCCTACTTCCTCGGTACGGCCACGATCGAAGAACTGGCCGTGGCACTGACGGCCGGCACACTGCTCGGCCTGGGCAGCACGCTCGCGTTCGCCATCGCCGAGACCCGCTGGCAAGGAGCCGATCCGGTGTAGTCAAGCGCCTGGCGTGCCAGGCCACCGCCATGTACGTCTCCAGAGCCGTCCGGTCGATCCGGGACGACCCCATCGAGGGGGAATCGGTCGGGCTGGTCCTCGAACCCGACGACGAGACCGATCCCGACGCCGTCGCCGCGGCCGCTCGGGCCGCCGACGCGACCGTCGAGCGCCGCCTCCAGTTCGGCGAACTCGAAGTGCGCGTCCCACACCAGCAGGTCGGCGACGTCTGTGCCATCGACGGACTGGCCGCCGTCGAGACCACCAACGCGATCGGAATCTACCCCGACGAAGCCGAAGAGGACATCGACCAGGAGGGGTGAGACGCCCGACCGCCCGTCGCTGGTCACCGCCCCGGACGACGCGACGGCCGCCAGTCCGAGTCGTACCGCTTTTGACTGCCCGGGGAGTACGCGGCGACGAGGGCACGTAGCTCAGTCCGGATAGAGCGTCGGACTTCTAACGCCGTCACGGCCGTGACGGTGGAAGCGATCCGACGGTCGTGGGTTCGAATCCCACCGTGCCCGTCCCGAAACCGTCGGTTCCGTACTTTTCCCGGATAACACGGTTATCAAGCCGTTCGTCATCCTCTCTCGACGGTTCTCGAATTCGATTTGAGAGCCAGAATTTGGTGCCCAACACAGGTGCGAACGCACCCCTCCGCCGTCTGGCATACTCTGTTACCGGGAGGTGGTCGGCGTGATCTCTCCCGATGGTTCTCCGTCTCGCGAGAGTTGGCCGTTCGATCCCAACGAGTTCGTCCGCGCGTCTCGCCTCCTGGAAGCGACTGACCGAGAAGTTCGCCAGGCGATCGAAGAGGTCAAGGACGGTGGTTCCCGATGAACGGGACCGCCTACGTCTGCGACGACTGCGGCGTCACGATCGTCGAGCGTGATCCCGACCAGACTGATCTCTGTCCAGTCTGTCGAACTGGGGGCGATCCCGAGCAGTATCCGCCGCTTAACCAGGAGCGAGGTGACTACCGATGACCTGCTGGTCCGAGTACGTTCACTACGACTGCGAGGACTGCGGCGAGATCTGCATCAACCACGAGGAGAGTGATCCCGCCCAGCTGGGCAAATGTCGCGGCTGCCACATCGACGATCTCGTCGAGGACTACGAGCAGCGACTTCGTAGCCAACACTCGACGAACACCACGAGCGACCGGCCGGAGGGAGCGACCCCCTCACATGGGGGTCCGACCGACGCCGGGAGCGCACGCCCCCAAGCGAAGCGCAGGGGGCATTCGTCAGGCGGTCGCGGTCGCGGTAGCGGTCTCGTCTCCGAGGACTCTGCGAACTCTGACTCATTCTAACCTTGTCTACGGACGAACCCACCACCGGCGGCTCTCGGCATACCAACTTGAACAACTCTGTAAACGACTCTGACGGGGGTAACTCACCGAAAATCGGTTCGGAGTTACCCACTCCGTACGAGCGCGTTTCAGAGTTCCACGAGGAATACTCCGACCGTGCTCACCTCCGCCTGTCGACAACCCATGGCGAACGACTCCGAGAGGAGTACACCCGAGAGTTCACGGAGAGCTACGAATCATCCGCCCCACGAGAGTGGGACGACCCAGTGAAAGGCCAGGAGGTCGTCCGCCGGGAAGCCGTCACTTGGGGAACCGCCGTACTCCGAACGCTCGAAGACTACGCCGATACCCGCCGGACGACAGTGAATCTCGAGAAAGGTCGTCCGTCAGATCCGGAGTATCAGGAGTGGTCCGTACAGGCTGAAACGCGCTGGTTCGCCAGCTACCAGAAGCGCTACTACGCCCAGATGAAAGGCTGGCTCCGGGAACTTTGCGGTGGCAAACGACCATCCGGAGAGTACACCGAACCCGACTTCGAGAATCCCCATGTGGCCCTCGTCACGCTATCGGCCTCGAGCGTCCCGAACGGTGATCGCGTCGGTCCGGTCGAACACGAACGGGTCCGTCGCGAGAGCTGGCAGGACGTGTATCACACTCTCCGGAACACCATGCGCTCGAAAGGCTACGAACTCGGTGACGACTGGCAGTACGACCGCCGTAGCGAGCCACACGCGGGCGAACGCGGCGGTGGCCTGA
It encodes the following:
- a CDS encoding ABC transporter substrate-binding protein, whose protein sequence is MLEAIGAGGLIAISGCMGDGGDGGDGGDGGSDGGDGGSDGSDGGDQQTIQFLTMGVGDNIAEFFEKNNAAFEEEFGVTLDFTSVTWDNAQQTVNNRVDGGEAPDVSRWPARWIPQLVGKEALVPITDMMEGEFGDQFYQGMADGCMYQGEYYAAPWAASNKCFYYNKDVFEAAGLDPEDPQLDTWDDMLSAAQTITEETDTPALGLAGADAIETGSQYYHYHWSHGADLIDDEGQPVVNSDGAVEALSFYSDLHLEHGVTQSSPLSSTRQDIRQLFESGSLGMVIAHVYTGINIDDSDADFDYGIAQVPEGPAGRYSLNTIDGVSIFAQTEVEDLARDLLRFYFDEDRHFEYASSKGFMPTVEAVGERDYFQDSENWAPFIEAGQYARARPKLSNFNEFNNRMVQAIQEALGDQKSPQQALDDAQADLEEMMQ
- a CDS encoding IclR family transcriptional regulator; this translates as MTNDRTPRRIQSVELAFDILEVLRDSGGATVTEVADQIDRSPGTTHTYLATMADRGYVRNRDGEYQVGLFAVPLGEYVRGQSQLYRVGKSEVDELAQETGEASHLVVESHGREIPLYERFGPDAVGETLYEENKGHPRWNLHCSAAGKAILAHTPPERRDEILTNYEFAERTPQTTTDEASLREELEAVRQQGFAQNDEEQITGLRAVGAPIRYEGQIRGAISLSAPTSRLQGQQFASEIPERVVQAANVVEINLQSA
- a CDS encoding DUF373 family protein, which encodes MLLILCVDLDDDLGRKTDCETPVVGRDAVESAAVELATADPEDSDVNVLFEGVHLYDSIDDEAVEVAAVTGVDGSDVAANRAVGEEVDTVLASLTASEDVRALLVTDGAQDESVVPVIRSRIHIDGVHRVVVRQAQDLESMYYTIKQVLDDPETRGTILVPLGILLLIYPLAILANFLELPGSAIGIISGLLGLYVLARGLGAEETLDRTVDRVRSGLYAGRVTVITYVVAAALMVIGGVSGVRTVESMAVESVAEAIAGLVFGSVRWFAAAGITSSFGRVTDKYLSDSFEWRYLNAPFYVLSIAAVLYGVSSYFLGTATIEELAVALTAGTLLGLGSTLAFAIAETRWQGADPV
- a CDS encoding creatininase family protein, producing the protein MLYDSIGATDSEWAGKPYAEIREVADSDGSVLVVPVGSIEQHGHHLPVATDTILVDAVVHGGTEQAGADVPVLVTPTVWTGFSPHHLSFGGTLSLELDHLRAVLEDVALTGIQNGFDAVCFVNGHGGNAALVDAVVSTVGTETDAEVLGTTYFTLATDEVGALRDSEDGGMAHGGEYETSLMLHLRPDLVADAAKREGTLWDEHYEWSGGDLLDGGPVSVYRSFDEYSESGAIGAPELASAEKGARIYDAVTSELAALLVAIHEHNA
- a CDS encoding ABC transporter ATP-binding protein; translation: MSKVRLSDVTKVYDDLLAVKEIDFTVRDGEFLVMVGPSGCGKSTTLRMIAGLETITSGEIEIGDQIVNDVRPQDRDIAMVFQNYALYPHMSVRENMSFGLRLSDEYEDAEIDERVNDAADLLEIPELLDQLPKQLSGGQQQRVALGRSIVRDPDVFLMDEPLSNLDAKLRTQMRTELQRIQEELGVTTIYVTHDQTEAMTMGDRIAILNDGELQQIAEPEVCYDRPNNKFVAGFIGSPSMNFFEVDVTESGDGVHLSGNGFETTLGVSLDAGAYTLGVRPEDLTVGTDEGHLEAVVDVVEPMGSDNFLYLHPPEGDGEIIARVDSEYHPEPGETVSLGFDIEDIHFFDETGDRVPIDDEPEAIPTA